In Thauera sedimentorum, the following are encoded in one genomic region:
- the pap gene encoding polyphosphate:AMP phosphotransferase, which produces MFESAELGHKTDKAEYEAAVPPLRAELLDAQFDLLELKQFAVVVLINGIDGAGKGETVNLLNEWMDPRHIEAWAFDAPSSEEAERPFMWRFWRALPPKGKIGVLFGNWYSESIHARVHKICKRAELDQRLDAISRFEAMLVHEGVLLIKLWFHLSKSGQKARLKALEKNPKTRWRVTERDWKYYELYDRYRETAEHVLRHTSTGDAPWLIVDGSDERFRSLLVGRTLLDALRKRIESVQKGWVPRQIAAPLPPSLDNLNLLNSLVLSQEMSKKEYNELLEEYQGRLALLCRSEAFRKRSLVLVFEGADAAGKGGAIRRITAALDARSFRVVPVAAPTEEERAQPYLWRFWRHVPRQGKVTIFDRSWYGRVLVERVEGFCSEADWMRAYAEINDFEDQLIDAGAVVVKFWLAISADEQLARFKAREAEPHKRFKITEEDWRNRDKSGEYAQAVCDMVDRTSTENAPWTLVEADNKLYARIKILRTLCERLEAALG; this is translated from the coding sequence ATGTTCGAGTCCGCGGAACTGGGGCACAAGACCGACAAGGCGGAGTACGAGGCCGCGGTACCGCCGCTGCGTGCGGAACTGCTCGATGCGCAGTTCGACCTGCTGGAGCTCAAGCAGTTTGCGGTGGTGGTGCTGATCAACGGCATCGACGGCGCCGGCAAGGGCGAGACGGTGAACCTGCTCAACGAATGGATGGACCCGCGCCACATCGAGGCCTGGGCCTTCGACGCGCCCTCGTCCGAGGAGGCCGAGCGCCCCTTCATGTGGCGTTTCTGGCGGGCGCTGCCGCCCAAGGGCAAGATCGGCGTGCTGTTCGGCAACTGGTATTCCGAATCCATCCATGCCCGGGTGCACAAGATCTGCAAGCGTGCGGAGCTGGACCAGCGCCTGGATGCGATCAGCCGCTTCGAGGCCATGCTGGTGCATGAGGGCGTGCTGCTGATCAAGCTGTGGTTCCACCTCTCCAAGTCGGGGCAGAAGGCCAGGCTGAAGGCGCTGGAGAAGAACCCCAAGACGCGCTGGCGGGTTACCGAGCGCGACTGGAAGTACTACGAGCTGTATGACCGCTACCGGGAGACCGCCGAACACGTGCTGCGCCATACCAGCACCGGGGACGCCCCCTGGCTGATCGTGGACGGCTCCGACGAGCGCTTCCGCTCGCTGCTGGTCGGTCGCACCTTGCTCGACGCCTTGCGCAAGCGCATCGAGTCGGTACAGAAAGGCTGGGTGCCGCGCCAGATTGCCGCGCCCCTGCCGCCCTCGCTGGATAACCTGAACCTGCTCAACAGCCTGGTACTGAGCCAGGAGATGAGCAAGAAGGAATACAACGAGCTGCTGGAGGAGTACCAGGGGCGGCTTGCGCTGCTGTGCCGTTCCGAGGCCTTTCGCAAGCGCTCGCTGGTGCTGGTGTTCGAAGGCGCCGACGCAGCCGGCAAGGGCGGGGCGATCCGGCGCATCACCGCGGCACTCGATGCGCGCAGCTTCCGCGTCGTGCCGGTGGCTGCGCCGACCGAGGAGGAGCGCGCCCAGCCCTACCTGTGGCGCTTCTGGCGGCATGTGCCGCGCCAGGGCAAGGTCACCATCTTCGACCGCTCGTGGTACGGGCGGGTGCTGGTCGAGCGGGTCGAGGGTTTCTGCTCGGAGGCCGACTGGATGCGCGCCTATGCCGAGATCAACGACTTCGAGGACCAGCTGATCGATGCCGGCGCGGTGGTGGTGAAGTTCTGGCTGGCGATCAGCGCCGATGAGCAGCTGGCGCGCTTCAAGGCGCGCGAGGCCGAACCGCACAAGCGCTTCAAGATCACCGAGGAAGACTGGCGCAACCGCGACAAGTCCGGCGAGTACGCCCAGGCGGTGTGCGACATGGTCGACCGCACCAGCACCGAGAATGCCCCGTGGACGCTGGTCGAGGCGGACAACAAGCTGTATGCCCGCATCAAGATCCTGCGCACCCTGTGCGAGCGGCTGGAGGCGGCGCTGGGCTGA
- a CDS encoding 16S rRNA (uracil(1498)-N(3))-methyltransferase, with product MISRFFFPERLPAGGEVVLPEALAHHAARVLRLQDGDAVILFDGSGGEVPARLAVSGRRWSAWLDAPCAVERESPLELVLVQALASGDKMDWVVQKSTELGVAAVLPVAAARSVLRLAGERADKRVAHWRQVAVSACEQCGRNRIPEVAPVASLDAYLTASRGVRKLILAPVAGKALRDIAPPARDEAVHLLVGPEGGWSEDEVAACLRAGAEALSLGPRVLRTETAGLAALAAMQALWGDY from the coding sequence ATGATTTCGCGCTTCTTTTTCCCCGAAAGGCTGCCTGCGGGCGGCGAAGTGGTGCTGCCCGAGGCACTGGCCCATCATGCCGCCCGCGTGCTCCGGCTGCAGGACGGCGACGCTGTGATCCTGTTCGACGGCAGCGGCGGCGAAGTGCCGGCCCGGCTGGCGGTGTCCGGGCGGCGTTGGTCGGCATGGCTGGACGCGCCGTGCGCGGTCGAACGCGAGTCGCCGCTGGAGTTGGTGCTGGTGCAGGCCCTGGCCAGCGGCGACAAGATGGACTGGGTGGTGCAGAAATCGACCGAGCTGGGCGTGGCCGCGGTGCTGCCGGTGGCCGCTGCGCGCTCGGTGCTGCGCCTGGCGGGCGAGCGCGCGGACAAGCGGGTGGCGCACTGGCGGCAGGTGGCGGTGTCCGCCTGCGAGCAGTGTGGCCGCAACCGCATCCCCGAAGTCGCGCCGGTCGCCAGCCTCGACGCCTACCTGACCGCCTCGCGCGGCGTGCGCAAGCTGATCCTCGCGCCGGTGGCGGGAAAGGCGCTGCGCGACATCGCCCCGCCGGCCCGCGATGAAGCCGTGCACCTGCTGGTGGGGCCGGAAGGCGGCTGGAGCGAGGACGAAGTGGCGGCCTGCCTGCGGGCGGGCGCCGAAGCGCTCAGCCTGGGGCCGCGGGTGCTGCGTACCGAAACCGCTGGCCTGGCGGCGCTGGCCGCCATGCAGGCGCTGTGGGGCGACTACTGA
- a CDS encoding inositol monophosphatase family protein: MPTAAQRLARARALESLVRDIARDEILPRYLKSARNRKADGSLFTEADVESQRRFTAALPELLPGPVLGEEMTPEAQARLWSEGKRGMWCIDPIDGTTNFANGIPFFAVSIAYLVEHEPRFGVVYNPVTDESFYAAKGAGAFLNGVELPLRPAATSLRDAVAGVDFKRISHHLGDELAVRPPYYSQRNFGSSALEWCFVAAGRLDVYLHGGQMLWDYAAGRLILAEAGGEAAALDGGTLMAGPAVKRGVIAAGSPGLFAEWRAWLTAHS, encoded by the coding sequence ATGCCGACAGCCGCACAACGCCTCGCCCGCGCCCGCGCCCTGGAATCCCTGGTGCGCGACATCGCGCGCGACGAAATCCTGCCGCGCTATCTCAAGTCCGCACGCAATCGCAAGGCCGACGGTTCGCTGTTCACCGAGGCGGATGTCGAGTCGCAACGCCGCTTCACCGCCGCGCTGCCCGAACTGCTGCCCGGCCCGGTGCTCGGCGAGGAGATGACCCCGGAAGCCCAGGCCCGCCTGTGGTCCGAAGGCAAGCGCGGCATGTGGTGCATCGACCCGATCGACGGCACCACCAACTTCGCCAACGGCATCCCCTTCTTCGCGGTGTCGATCGCCTATCTGGTGGAGCACGAACCGCGCTTCGGCGTGGTGTACAACCCGGTGACCGACGAGTCCTTCTACGCCGCCAAGGGCGCGGGCGCCTTCCTCAACGGCGTGGAACTGCCGCTGCGCCCGGCCGCCACCAGCTTGCGCGACGCGGTCGCCGGCGTGGATTTCAAGCGCATCAGCCATCACCTGGGTGACGAGCTCGCGGTGCGCCCGCCCTACTACTCGCAGCGCAACTTCGGCTCCAGCGCGCTCGAATGGTGCTTCGTCGCCGCCGGGCGGCTGGATGTCTACCTGCACGGCGGCCAGATGCTGTGGGACTACGCCGCCGGCCGCCTGATCCTGGCGGAAGCGGGGGGCGAAGCCGCGGCGCTGGACGGCGGCACGCTGATGGCCGGCCCGGCCGTCAAGCGCGGAGTCATTGCCGCCGGCAGCCCCGGACTGTTCGCCGAATGGCGGGCCTGGCTCACTGCACACTCCTGA
- a CDS encoding phosphoribulokinase gives MSLKHPIIAVTGSSGAGTTTVKHTFEAIFHRENVNAAIVEGDSFHRYTRDEMKRHIDEAEARGERGISHFGPEANLFDDLETLFRAYGESATGRRRYYIHNEEQSMRRNLPMGTFTEWEDLPVGTDCLFYEGLHGAVQTEEVDVARHVDLLIGVVPTINLEWIQKLHRDTKLRGYSKEAVQDTILRRMHDYVHYIVPQFSRTHINFQRVPVVDTSNPFIARDVPTLEESMVVIRFKDPRGVDFPYLLTMIDGAFMSRANTIVIPGGRLDLAMQLILTPLIWKLMERRRQWV, from the coding sequence ATGTCGCTGAAACACCCCATCATCGCGGTCACCGGCTCCTCCGGCGCGGGCACGACTACGGTCAAGCACACCTTCGAGGCCATCTTCCACCGCGAGAACGTCAACGCCGCCATCGTCGAAGGCGACAGCTTCCACCGCTACACCCGCGACGAGATGAAACGGCACATCGACGAGGCCGAGGCGCGCGGCGAGCGCGGCATCAGCCACTTCGGCCCGGAAGCCAACCTGTTCGACGACCTCGAAACCCTGTTCCGCGCCTATGGCGAGTCGGCCACCGGCCGCCGCCGCTACTACATCCACAACGAAGAACAGTCGATGCGGCGCAATCTGCCGATGGGCACCTTCACCGAGTGGGAAGACCTGCCGGTGGGCACCGACTGCCTGTTCTACGAGGGCCTGCACGGCGCGGTGCAGACCGAGGAGGTGGACGTCGCCCGCCATGTGGACCTGCTGATCGGCGTGGTGCCGACCATCAACCTGGAGTGGATCCAGAAGCTGCACCGCGACACCAAGCTGCGCGGCTACTCCAAGGAAGCGGTGCAGGACACCATCCTGCGCCGCATGCACGACTACGTGCACTACATCGTGCCGCAGTTCTCCCGCACCCATATCAACTTCCAGCGCGTGCCGGTGGTGGACACCTCCAACCCCTTCATCGCGCGCGACGTGCCCACGCTGGAAGAGTCCATGGTGGTGATCCGCTTCAAGGACCCGCGCGGGGTGGATTTTCCCTACCTGCTGACGATGATCGACGGCGCCTTCATGAGCCGCGCCAACACCATCGTGATTCCCGGCGGGCGGCTCGACCTGGCGATGCAGCTGATCCTCACCCCGCTGATCTGGAAGCTGATGGAACGCCGCCGCCAGTGGGTGTAG
- the tkt gene encoding transketolase — translation MSLSRNVKAPVFNEITGAIRALAMDAVQQANSGHPGAPMGMAEIAEVLWRRHLKHNPANPKWADRDRFVLSNGHGSMLIYALLHLTGYDLPIEEIKRFRQLHSKTPGHPEYGYTPGVETTTGPLGQGITNAVGMALAEKVLAAEFNRPGHEIVDHRTWVFLGDGCLMEGISHEACSLAGTWGLGKLTAFYDDNNISIDGHVDGWFTDDTPKRFEAYGWQVIRDVQGHDPVEIEAAIQQALANTTQPTLICCKTVIGAGSPNKQGGHDVHGAPLGAAEIAAARAHIGWKHAPFEIPAEVYAAWNAREQGAAAERDWNARFDAYRAAFPELAAEFQRRMAGELPADWNAHVDAVLAKVVDKAETIATRKASQNSIEAYAPKLPELIGGSADLAGSNLTLWSGAKGVSRESGGNYVYYGVREFGMAAIANGISLHGGLIPYTATFLMFSEYARNALRMAALMKARQVFVFTHDSIGLGEDGPTHQPVEQTATLRMIPNMDVWRPCDTTESAVAWASAIERKDGPSSLCFSRQNLPFQARTAEQVAAIRRGGYVLSEASGGKPQAVIIATGSEVALAMAAQKTLGEAGIAVRVVSMPSTNVFERQDATWKASVLPAGLPRVAVEAGVTDGWYKYVGLEGRVIGLDRFGESAPAGELFKEFGITAEAVVDAVKGVL, via the coding sequence ATGTCGCTTTCCAGAAACGTCAAGGCCCCGGTGTTCAACGAGATCACCGGCGCCATCCGCGCGCTGGCCATGGACGCCGTGCAGCAGGCCAATTCCGGCCACCCCGGCGCCCCGATGGGCATGGCCGAGATCGCCGAAGTGCTGTGGCGCCGCCACCTCAAGCACAACCCGGCCAACCCCAAGTGGGCCGACCGCGACCGCTTCGTGCTCTCCAACGGCCACGGCTCGATGCTGATCTACGCGCTGCTGCACCTCACCGGCTACGATCTGCCGATCGAGGAAATCAAGCGCTTCCGCCAGCTGCACAGCAAGACCCCGGGCCACCCGGAATACGGCTACACCCCGGGTGTGGAAACCACCACCGGCCCGCTCGGCCAGGGCATCACCAATGCGGTGGGCATGGCGCTGGCCGAGAAGGTGCTGGCCGCCGAGTTCAACCGCCCCGGCCATGAGATCGTCGACCACCGCACCTGGGTATTCCTCGGCGACGGCTGCCTGATGGAAGGCATCAGCCACGAAGCCTGTTCGCTGGCCGGCACCTGGGGCCTGGGCAAGCTCACCGCTTTCTACGACGACAACAACATCTCCATCGACGGCCACGTCGACGGCTGGTTCACCGACGACACCCCGAAGCGCTTCGAAGCCTACGGCTGGCAGGTGATCCGCGACGTGCAGGGCCACGACCCGGTCGAAATCGAAGCAGCCATCCAGCAGGCGCTGGCCAACACCACCCAGCCCACGCTGATCTGCTGCAAGACCGTGATCGGTGCCGGCAGCCCCAACAAGCAGGGCGGCCACGACGTGCACGGCGCCCCGCTGGGCGCGGCCGAGATCGCCGCGGCGCGCGCGCACATCGGCTGGAAGCACGCCCCCTTCGAGATCCCGGCGGAGGTCTATGCCGCCTGGAACGCACGCGAGCAAGGCGCCGCTGCCGAACGCGACTGGAACGCCCGCTTCGACGCCTACCGCGCCGCCTTCCCGGAACTGGCCGCCGAATTCCAGCGCCGCATGGCCGGCGAGCTGCCCGCCGACTGGAACGCCCATGTGGACGCGGTGCTCGCCAAGGTCGTCGACAAGGCCGAGACCATCGCCACCCGCAAGGCCAGCCAGAACAGCATCGAAGCCTACGCGCCCAAGCTGCCCGAGCTGATCGGCGGCTCGGCCGACCTTGCCGGCTCCAACCTCACCCTGTGGTCGGGTGCCAAGGGCGTCTCGCGCGAGAGCGGCGGCAACTACGTGTACTACGGCGTGCGCGAGTTCGGCATGGCCGCGATCGCCAACGGCATCAGCCTGCATGGCGGCCTGATCCCCTACACCGCCACCTTCCTGATGTTCAGCGAGTACGCGCGCAACGCCCTGCGCATGGCCGCGCTGATGAAGGCGCGCCAGGTGTTCGTGTTCACCCACGACTCCATCGGCCTGGGCGAGGACGGCCCCACCCACCAGCCGGTGGAGCAGACCGCCACGCTGCGCATGATCCCCAACATGGACGTCTGGCGTCCCTGCGACACCACCGAGTCGGCCGTGGCCTGGGCCAGCGCCATCGAGCGCAAGGACGGACCCAGCAGCCTGTGCTTCTCGCGCCAGAACCTGCCCTTCCAGGCGCGCACGGCCGAGCAGGTCGCGGCGATCCGCCGTGGCGGCTACGTGCTGTCGGAAGCCTCGGGCGGCAAGCCGCAGGCGGTGATCATCGCCACCGGCTCGGAAGTCGCGCTGGCGATGGCCGCGCAGAAGACCTTGGGTGAAGCCGGCATCGCGGTGCGCGTGGTGTCCATGCCCTCGACCAACGTCTTCGAGCGCCAGGATGCGACCTGGAAGGCTTCCGTGCTGCCGGCCGGTCTGCCGCGCGTGGCGGTGGAAGCCGGCGTGACCGACGGCTGGTACAAGTACGTCGGCCTGGAAGGCCGCGTCATCGGCCTGGACCGCTTCGGCGAGTCCGCCCCGGCCGGCGAGCTGTTCAAGGAATTCGGCATCACCGCGGAGGCGGTGGTCGATGCGGTCAAGGGCGTGCTTTAA
- the gap gene encoding type I glyceraldehyde-3-phosphate dehydrogenase, whose protein sequence is MSIKVAINGFGRIGRCTLRAIYEQGLQNEFEVVAINASGDLATNAHLLKYDTTHGRFATSVETEGENVIIIDGKKIPFYSTKDPKGVNWGAHGVDVLLECTGAYTTKAKAAALLEQGAKRVLISAPGGDDVDTTIVMGVNEGALQAGMSVVSNASCTTNCLAPVAKILADSVGIKQGLMTTIHAYTNDQVTVDVRHKDLRRARAAAANIIPTKTGAAKAVGLVLPQLKGKVDGFALRVPTINVSLVDLTFTAERATTKEEINELMAAAANGPLKGILAVNNEPLVSSDFNHTTVSSTFDATQTRVIQGEDGSTLVKVLAWYDNEWGYSCRMLDAARAWMAAK, encoded by the coding sequence ATGTCCATCAAGGTTGCCATCAACGGTTTCGGCCGCATCGGCCGCTGCACCCTGCGCGCCATTTACGAGCAGGGCCTGCAGAACGAGTTCGAGGTCGTCGCCATCAACGCCTCCGGCGATCTGGCCACCAACGCCCACCTGCTGAAGTACGACACCACCCACGGCCGCTTCGCGACTTCGGTGGAAACCGAAGGCGAGAACGTCATCATCATCGACGGCAAGAAGATCCCCTTCTACTCCACCAAGGACCCCAAGGGCGTGAACTGGGGTGCGCACGGCGTGGATGTGCTGCTGGAATGCACCGGCGCCTACACCACCAAGGCCAAGGCCGCCGCGCTGCTGGAACAGGGCGCCAAGCGTGTGCTGATCTCCGCCCCGGGCGGCGACGACGTGGATACCACCATCGTCATGGGCGTCAATGAAGGCGCGCTGCAGGCCGGCATGAGCGTGGTCTCCAACGCCTCGTGCACCACCAACTGCCTGGCGCCGGTGGCCAAGATCCTGGCCGACAGCGTCGGCATCAAGCAGGGCCTGATGACCACCATCCACGCCTACACCAACGACCAGGTCACCGTGGACGTGCGCCACAAGGACCTGCGCCGCGCGCGTGCCGCCGCCGCCAACATCATCCCGACCAAGACCGGCGCCGCCAAGGCCGTCGGCCTGGTGCTGCCGCAGCTCAAGGGCAAGGTGGACGGCTTCGCGCTGCGCGTGCCGACCATCAACGTCTCGCTGGTGGACCTCACCTTCACCGCCGAGCGTGCCACCACCAAGGAAGAGATCAACGAGCTGATGGCCGCTGCCGCCAACGGTCCGCTGAAGGGCATCCTGGCGGTGAACAACGAGCCGCTGGTGTCCTCCGACTTCAACCACACCACGGTGTCCTCCACCTTCGACGCCACCCAGACCCGCGTCATCCAGGGCGAGGACGGCTCCACCCTGGTGAAGGTGCTGGCCTGGTACGACAACGAGTGGGGCTACTCCTGCCGCATGCTGGATGCCGCCCGCGCCTGGATGGCCGCCAAGTAA
- a CDS encoding type I glyceraldehyde-3-phosphate dehydrogenase has protein sequence MTSSASTPVRLAINGYGRIGRCFLRALHESPWREHYRVVAINEPADLASIAYLTRFDSTHGRFPGKVETTDTGLIIDGEPVTVTHAESPEAVDWAAMNLDVVIECSGRYGRRIELERFLKAGAPRVLLSHPGHSAEDVDATVVYGINQDALTGAERIVSNASCTTNAAVPVLTVVDEAFGLEHALLTTLHSVMNDQPLIDGYHHTDLRRTRSAMQSIIPVSTGLARGIERLLPALAGRVTAKAIRVPTHNVSAIDIALTTRREMSVDTLNAVLREAAESRFPGLLAWSDDPHASIDFNHDPHSAIVDTSQTRASGAHLASTLLWFDNEWGFASRMVDTLHHWQARRAHPHTATTSD, from the coding sequence GTGACCAGCTCCGCCTCCACCCCGGTTCGACTCGCGATCAACGGCTACGGCCGCATCGGCCGCTGTTTCCTGCGTGCGCTGCACGAATCGCCCTGGCGCGAACACTACCGCGTGGTGGCGATCAACGAGCCCGCCGATCTGGCCTCCATCGCCTACCTCACCCGCTTCGACTCCACCCACGGGCGCTTTCCGGGCAAGGTGGAAACCACCGACACCGGCCTGATCATCGACGGCGAGCCGGTCACCGTGACCCATGCGGAGAGCCCGGAGGCGGTCGACTGGGCGGCGATGAACCTCGACGTGGTCATCGAATGCTCGGGGCGCTACGGCCGGCGCATCGAGCTGGAACGCTTCCTCAAGGCCGGCGCGCCGCGCGTGCTGCTCTCCCACCCCGGCCACAGCGCCGAGGACGTGGACGCCACCGTGGTGTACGGCATCAACCAGGATGCGCTCACCGGTGCCGAGCGCATCGTCTCCAACGCCTCCTGTACCACCAACGCCGCGGTGCCGGTGCTCACCGTGGTGGATGAGGCCTTCGGCCTGGAGCACGCGCTGCTCACCACGCTGCACTCGGTAATGAACGACCAGCCGCTGATCGACGGCTACCACCACACCGACCTGCGCCGCACGCGCTCGGCCATGCAGTCCATCATCCCGGTGTCCACCGGACTGGCGCGCGGCATCGAACGCCTGCTGCCGGCACTGGCCGGCAGGGTCACCGCCAAGGCCATCCGCGTGCCCACCCACAACGTCTCGGCCATCGACATCGCCCTGACCACCCGCCGCGAGATGAGCGTGGACACGCTCAACGCGGTGCTGCGCGAGGCCGCCGAGAGCCGTTTCCCCGGCCTGCTCGCCTGGTCCGACGACCCGCACGCCTCGATCGATTTCAACCACGACCCCCATTCGGCCATCGTCGACACCAGCCAGACCCGCGCCAGCGGCGCCCACCTGGCCAGCACCCTGCTGTGGTTCGACAACGAATGGGGCTTCGCCAGCCGCATGGTCGACACCCTGCACCACTGGCAGGCGCGCCGCGCCCACCCGCATACCGCAACGACATCCGACTGA